From Ipomoea triloba cultivar NCNSP0323 chromosome 5, ASM357664v1, the proteins below share one genomic window:
- the LOC116019894 gene encoding uncharacterized protein LOC116019894: MVAESWFRNIWKTKKKKHDSASEKQLIGVLAFEVASLMSKLVHLWQSLGDKQVARLRDEVMNSVGIKKLVSEDDIYIARLICREINENLRNVAMVVTRLAKKCSDPLLKSFELAFNELLKTGADPYGWQLTWKKMDRKVKKMEWFMEINANLYQEMETLSDLEQTLRRMKGNGDADNIALVEYEKNVSRKQQEVKYLKEVSLWNRSYDYTVCLLARSVFTIFGRVGNVFGINPAGDQEVKKLKLLESDHIHRSQSVAHSQSSIHPTESSLSRFSSEPISSLLTKSGPIPKTTNTNAFCSGPPRNPTSTAHPISGGNKSVNFYSGPLGMSTEKSRTIARPKKSGIKWWQSHEHSGSLQGKTQISKANKLGTIGPLKGCVMGGNGSPVSDCYLNPVDSSSGALHLNQGVSMDIPVQSNSVFSNAFKFDSKRRLINAPPDSLGAAALALHYANVIIVIEKFVASPHLIGQDAREDLYNMLPASIRAALRAKLKPYAKSLNSSGYDTALAEEWNEAMLGILEWLAPLAHHMIRWQSERSFEHQSFVSRANVLLVQTLYYANQAKTEATITELLVGLNYVWRYSRELNAKAIEECTSIRTFDDYLDD, translated from the coding sequence ATGGTTGCTGAGTCTTGGTTTCGTAATATTTGgaaaacaaagaagaagaagcatgACAGTGCTTCCGAGAAGCAGCTAATTGGAGTTTTGGCATTTGAAGTGGCGAGCTTGATGTCTAAGCTGGTTCATCTATGGCAGTCTCTCGGTGATAAGCAGGTGGCGAGGTTGAGGGATGAGGTAATGAATTCGGTTGGCATAAAAAAACTTGTATCAGAAGACGATATTTATATTGCAAGGCTAATATGCCGTGAGATCAATGAAAATTTGAGAAATGTGGCAATGGTTGTTACTAGGCTTGCAAAGAAGTGCAGCGATCCGCTCTTGAAGAGCTTCGAGCTAGCCTTCAACGAGCTGCTTAAAACTGGTGCTGATCCGTATGGCTGGCAACTCACGTGGAAGAAGATGGACCGGAAAGTTAAAAAGATGGAGTGGTTTATGGAGATCAACGCGAATTTGTACCAAGAAATGGAAACGCTTTCGGATCTTGAGCAGACTTTGAGGAGAATGAAGGGTAATGGTGATGCAGATAACATTGCTTTAGTTGAATACGAGAAGAACGTTTCACGGAAGCAACAAGAAGTGAAGTATCTTAAAGAGGTTTCTCTTTGGAACAGGAGCTATGATTACACGGTTTGTCTCTTGGCAAGATCGGTGTTCACTATATTCGGTAGGGTCGGGAATGTTTTTGGAATCAATCCTGCCGGTGATCAGGAagtgaaaaaattaaaacttcttGAATCTGATCATATTCATCGCAGCCAGTCAGTTGCACATTCACAATCATCTATTCACCCGACTGAGAGTAGTCTCTCTAGATTTTCTTCAGAACCCATCTCGAGTCTTCTTACTAAATCTGGGCCAATTCCAAAAACGACCAACACAAACGCCTTTTGTTCAGGCCCTCCCCGAAATCCTACTTCTACAGCACACCCGATTTCTGGAGGAAATAAATCAGTCAACTTCTACTCAGGTCCGCTTGGGATGTCAACAGAAAAGTCTCGTACAATCGCCAGACCTAAAAAATCTGGCATTAAGTGGTGGCAGTCTCATGAACATTCAGGGAGTTTACAAGGAAAAACCCAAATTTCAAAAGCCAATAAGTTGGGCACTATAGGACCTCTGAAAGGCTGCGTTATGGGTGGAAATGGTTCTCCGGTGAGTGACTGTTATCTAAATCCAGTCGATTCTTCTTCTGGAGCTTTGCATTTAAACCAAGGTGTTAGTATGGACATACCTGTACAGAGCAATTCGGTTTTCAGTAATGCATTCAAGTTCGATTCAAAAAGAAGGTTGATTAACGCACCTCCTGACAGTCTCGGGGCTGCTGCTTTAGCACTGCACTATGCAAATGTTATCATCGTAATCGAGAAATTTGTTGCGTCTCCGCATTTGATAGGGCAAGATGCTCGAGAGGACCTGTATAACATGTTGCCCGCTAGCATAAGAGCAGCCCTCAGGGCAAAACTAAAGCCATATGCAAAGAGTTTGAATTCATCGGGATATGACACAGCTCTTGCAGAAGAATGGAACGAGGCAATGTTGGGAATATTGGAGTGGCTTGCTCCGCTCGCTCATCACATGATCAGATGGCAGTCCGAGCGAAGTTTCGAGCACCAGAGCTTTGTTTCGAGAGCAAATGTGCTCCTCGTGCAAACTCTTTACTATGCAAACCAGGCAAAAACAGAAGCAACAATCACCGAGCTCCTTGTTGGTTTGAACTATGTGTGGAGATACAGCAGAGAGCTCAACGCCAAAGCAATCGAGGAATGCACCAGCATTAGAACTTTTGATGACTATTTGGATGACTAA